One region of Miscanthus floridulus cultivar M001 chromosome 19, ASM1932011v1, whole genome shotgun sequence genomic DNA includes:
- the LOC136528454 gene encoding single-stranded DNA-binding protein WHY1, chloroplastic, whose protein sequence is MPPPAPLFLSLASPPPPTALLPVHHHPRSPHALTLLAPPVASSRKSAAALPACPVASPRHSDYFDPRAPPPPRGDGGYGRAPNGAQDGRVFTSYSIYKGKAALSFDPRPPQFVPLDSGAYKVAKEGFVLLQFAPAVATRQYDWTRKQVFSLSVWEIGTLLTLGPTDSCEFFHDPFKGRSEEGKVRKVLKVEPTPDGNGRFFNLSVQNRLINVDESIYIPITKGEFAVIVSTFNYIIPHLMGWSTFTSSIKPEESRSYSRPQSTSEYEWRR, encoded by the exons ATGCCACCGCCGGCGCCGCTCTTCCTCTCGCTCgcctcgccgccaccgccgacTGCGCTCCTGCCCGTACACCACCACCCCAGGTCCCCGCACGCCCTGACCCTACTAGCCCCGCCCGTTGCCTCCTCCAGGAAGTCCGCCGCCGCGCTCCCCGCGTGCCCCGTCGCGTCCCCGCGCCACTCCGACTACTTCGACCCCcgggccccgccgccgccgcgcggggaCGGCGGGTACGGGCGCGCCCCCAACGGCGCGCAGGACGGGAGGGTCTTCACCAGCTACAGCATCTACAAGGGCAAGGCCGCACTCTCATTCGACCCCAGGCCGCCGCAGTTCGTGCCGCTCGAT TCTGGGGCGTACAAGGTGGCTAAGGAGGGCTTCGTGCTGCTGCAGTTCGCGCCCGCCGTGGCCACACGACAGTACGACTGGACGCGCAAGCAG GTGTTCTCATTATCTGTGTGGGAGATAGGAACCCTGCTTACTCTTGGTCCAACAGATTCATGCGAGTTCTTTCATGACCCTTTCAAGGGCCGGAG TGAAGAAGGTAAAGTGCGTAAGGTTCTAAAGGTTGAGCCAACACCAGATGGCAATGGTCGCTTTTTCAACCTCA GTGTCCAGAACCGACTTATCAACGTTGATGAGAGCATTTACATCCCTATAACCAAGGGAGAGTTTGCTGTCATTGTATCAACTTTCAAT TACATCATACCACACCTCATGGGCTGGAGCACATTCACAAGTTCAATCAAACCTGAGGAGTCACGGTCATACAGCAGGCCTCAGTCCACATCTGAGTACGAATGGCGAAGGTGA